One window of Vespa velutina chromosome 2, iVesVel2.1, whole genome shotgun sequence genomic DNA carries:
- the LOC124946734 gene encoding probable GPI-anchored adhesin-like protein PGA55 isoform X1: MEPEIPLIQGILLLPPQGVLGQLKKSWHKRFCQLFKASNYGIERLEIYDNHEEAILQLHSPRIVTLEACVKIAPSNHSHVFTVVTKSGVHYFGCCSVADMCRWISAFQLVAFKDKLSKQTIEENTDLYCTSGEGVFSVKVVETDASKRCGLETRTYTLVVAAVDIKLMDGDVVLFTWPYRYIRRYGYRDGKFTFEAGRKCESGEGSFCLEHGSQQEIFRCMYSKMKSMKKLLNGDNSPNIECNDTQYHAALSMEAGSRSPLPPSPNSSANLIDIDFSAITPNSQKQLNSSSSSDSTPVSRPSPPIIKPKPAKPPRKNIFTGLLDKKNIDVETLDFSSSSEQKHFSSTNSPESSQKSVNSSILEEEKHSYDLVEVRNDAWKTHGTDNIHHTERYNPSLIRNNKDKENNEDSQYEMMMPVNTSQNSSKNKSNTSEVISISSSIFHTSCKMSETSDYDELQNFGSASKLIPISTQKISTVSSTTQNTHSTTQITVSNSTADPNATWSNYDIVEDISTVRLADDSHLGYAVIRKKTPSESTSINTNMGPKPKVYNDGEYAIVSKPKRNSYDDY; encoded by the exons ATGGAGCCCGAGATACCTTTGATACAGGGGATTCTTCTTCTACCGCCTCAAGGAGTGCTAGGACAACTCAAG AAATCGTGGCACAAAAGATTTTGTCAACTCTTCAAGGCAAGTAATTATGGAATTGAACGTCTAGAGATATATGATAATCATGAAGAAGCAATATTGCAATTACATTCTCCTCGTATTGTTACTTTGGAAGCTTGTGTTAAAATTGCACCAAGTAACCATTCGCACGTATTTACT GTGGTTACAAAGTCAGGCGTACATTACTTTGGATGTTGTTCGGTAGCAGATATGTGCCGGTGGATCAGTGCATTCCAATTAGTTGCATTTAAGGATAAGTTATCAAAACAaacaatagaagaaaatacagACTTATACTGTACAAGTGGTGAAGGAGTATTTTCTGTTAAGGTAGTAGAGACAGACGCATCTAAGCGTTGTGGTTTAGAAACAAGAACTTATACCTTGGTAGTTGCTGCTgttgatattaaattgatgGATGGGGATGTAGTCTTATTCACATGGCCTTACAGATATATTAGAAGATATGGATATAGAGATGGAAAGTTCACCTTTGAAGCTGGAAGAAAATGTGAATCTGGAGAAGGCTCTTTTTGTTTGGAGCATGGTAGCCAGCAAGAAATCTTTCGTTGCATGTATTCAAAGATGAAatctatgaaaaaattattaaatggaGACAATAGCCCGAACATAGAGTGCAATGACACTCAATATCATGCTGCTTTATCTATGGAAGCTGGCTCCAGATCGCCATTGCCTCCTTCTCCAAATAGCTCTGcaaatttaatagatatagatTTTTCTGCTATAACTCCAAATTCTCAAAAACAGTTAAATTCATCTTCTAGTTCAGATTCAACTCCTGTGTCAAGACCTTCTCCACCAATCATCAAACCAAAGCCCGCAAAACCACCACGCAAGAATATATTTACAGGTTTactagacaaaaaaaatatcgatgtgGAAACACTTGATTTCTCTAGTTCCAGTGAACAAAAACACTTCAGTAGTACTAATTCACCAGAATCATCACAAAAAAGTGTGAATAGTTCTATactagaagaagaaaaacattccTATGATTTAGTAGAAGTTCGAAATGATGCTTGGAAGACTCATGGTACAGACAACATACATCACACGGAAAGATATAATCCTTCTTTAATTaggaataataaagataaagaaaataatgaggaTAGCCAATACGAGATGATGATGCCTGTTAACACATCTCAGAATTCAtccaaaaataaaagcaatacTAGTGAAGTAATTAGTATTTCTTCATCTATATTTCATACATCTTGTAAAATGTCTGAGACATCTGATTATGATGAACTACAAAATTTTGGCTCAGCATCTAAACTTATTCCAATATCCACGCAAAAAATTTCAACTGTATCTTCAACAACTCAAAATACACATAGTACAACTCAAATTACAGTATCAAATTCTACCGCCGATCCGAATGCGACGTGGTCTAATTATGATATCGTTGAAGATATTTCTACTGTTAGATTAGCAGATGACAGTCATCTTGGATACGctgttattagaaaaaaaactcCCTCTGAATCAACTTCCATTAATACGAATATGGGACCAAAGCCTAAAGTTTACAATGATGGTGAATACGCGATTGTATCGAAACCAAAAAGG
- the LOC124946734 gene encoding docking protein 3 isoform X2, with product MYHWKNYMLAFKSWHKRFCQLFKASNYGIERLEIYDNHEEAILQLHSPRIVTLEACVKIAPSNHSHVFTVVTKSGVHYFGCCSVADMCRWISAFQLVAFKDKLSKQTIEENTDLYCTSGEGVFSVKVVETDASKRCGLETRTYTLVVAAVDIKLMDGDVVLFTWPYRYIRRYGYRDGKFTFEAGRKCESGEGSFCLEHGSQQEIFRCMYSKMKSMKKLLNGDNSPNIECNDTQYHAALSMEAGSRSPLPPSPNSSANLIDIDFSAITPNSQKQLNSSSSSDSTPVSRPSPPIIKPKPAKPPRKNIFTGLLDKKNIDVETLDFSSSSEQKHFSSTNSPESSQKSVNSSILEEEKHSYDLVEVRNDAWKTHGTDNIHHTERYNPSLIRNNKDKENNEDSQYEMMMPVNTSQNSSKNKSNTSEVISISSSIFHTSCKMSETSDYDELQNFGSASKLIPISTQKISTVSSTTQNTHSTTQITVSNSTADPNATWSNYDIVEDISTVRLADDSHLGYAVIRKKTPSESTSINTNMGPKPKVYNDGEYAIVSKPKRNSYDDY from the exons ATGTATCATTGGAAAAACTATATGCTAgcattt AAATCGTGGCACAAAAGATTTTGTCAACTCTTCAAGGCAAGTAATTATGGAATTGAACGTCTAGAGATATATGATAATCATGAAGAAGCAATATTGCAATTACATTCTCCTCGTATTGTTACTTTGGAAGCTTGTGTTAAAATTGCACCAAGTAACCATTCGCACGTATTTACT GTGGTTACAAAGTCAGGCGTACATTACTTTGGATGTTGTTCGGTAGCAGATATGTGCCGGTGGATCAGTGCATTCCAATTAGTTGCATTTAAGGATAAGTTATCAAAACAaacaatagaagaaaatacagACTTATACTGTACAAGTGGTGAAGGAGTATTTTCTGTTAAGGTAGTAGAGACAGACGCATCTAAGCGTTGTGGTTTAGAAACAAGAACTTATACCTTGGTAGTTGCTGCTgttgatattaaattgatgGATGGGGATGTAGTCTTATTCACATGGCCTTACAGATATATTAGAAGATATGGATATAGAGATGGAAAGTTCACCTTTGAAGCTGGAAGAAAATGTGAATCTGGAGAAGGCTCTTTTTGTTTGGAGCATGGTAGCCAGCAAGAAATCTTTCGTTGCATGTATTCAAAGATGAAatctatgaaaaaattattaaatggaGACAATAGCCCGAACATAGAGTGCAATGACACTCAATATCATGCTGCTTTATCTATGGAAGCTGGCTCCAGATCGCCATTGCCTCCTTCTCCAAATAGCTCTGcaaatttaatagatatagatTTTTCTGCTATAACTCCAAATTCTCAAAAACAGTTAAATTCATCTTCTAGTTCAGATTCAACTCCTGTGTCAAGACCTTCTCCACCAATCATCAAACCAAAGCCCGCAAAACCACCACGCAAGAATATATTTACAGGTTTactagacaaaaaaaatatcgatgtgGAAACACTTGATTTCTCTAGTTCCAGTGAACAAAAACACTTCAGTAGTACTAATTCACCAGAATCATCACAAAAAAGTGTGAATAGTTCTATactagaagaagaaaaacattccTATGATTTAGTAGAAGTTCGAAATGATGCTTGGAAGACTCATGGTACAGACAACATACATCACACGGAAAGATATAATCCTTCTTTAATTaggaataataaagataaagaaaataatgaggaTAGCCAATACGAGATGATGATGCCTGTTAACACATCTCAGAATTCAtccaaaaataaaagcaatacTAGTGAAGTAATTAGTATTTCTTCATCTATATTTCATACATCTTGTAAAATGTCTGAGACATCTGATTATGATGAACTACAAAATTTTGGCTCAGCATCTAAACTTATTCCAATATCCACGCAAAAAATTTCAACTGTATCTTCAACAACTCAAAATACACATAGTACAACTCAAATTACAGTATCAAATTCTACCGCCGATCCGAATGCGACGTGGTCTAATTATGATATCGTTGAAGATATTTCTACTGTTAGATTAGCAGATGACAGTCATCTTGGATACGctgttattagaaaaaaaactcCCTCTGAATCAACTTCCATTAATACGAATATGGGACCAAAGCCTAAAGTTTACAATGATGGTGAATACGCGATTGTATCGAAACCAAAAAGG